The proteins below come from a single Deltaproteobacteria bacterium genomic window:
- the nagZ gene encoding beta-N-acetylhexosaminidase, protein MSDLSLSRLAARTLVIGFEGLTLPEDARALLARGVGGVILFKRNLESAPQVMALIDACRAAAPGPIWVSVDQEGGRVARLKGLCSDLPPMLSLDSPEEAAAAGRVLARELSALGFDLDYTPVMDVLSNPANPVIGDRAFGRTVEEVLAHALPLLEALQEGGVAACAKHFPGHGDTEIDSHVGLPVVEHDLGRLRALELKPFAEAIAAGVTTVMTAHLIVKAIDPELPATMSAKVLSILRDELGFDGLCLSDDLEMGAVAERWPVPEAGLMALQAGVDQVLICHQAARQRGYLEAIEVAVEDGRLPLERLEQAVARIDAAMECFAPDRDRPAWDAAWTEGEATSVEYGDDPTGGR, encoded by the coding sequence ATGAGCGACCTCTCCCTCTCCCGGCTCGCCGCGCGCACCCTGGTCATCGGCTTCGAGGGGCTGACCCTCCCGGAGGACGCGCGGGCGCTCCTGGCGCGGGGCGTCGGCGGCGTGATCCTCTTCAAGCGCAACCTCGAGTCGGCCCCGCAGGTGATGGCGCTGATCGACGCCTGCCGCGCGGCGGCGCCCGGCCCCATCTGGGTGAGCGTCGATCAGGAGGGCGGCCGGGTCGCCCGCCTCAAGGGCCTCTGCTCGGACCTGCCGCCCATGCTCTCCCTCGACAGCCCCGAGGAGGCCGCGGCGGCCGGGCGCGTGCTGGCCCGGGAGCTCTCGGCCCTGGGCTTCGACCTCGACTACACGCCGGTGATGGACGTCCTCTCGAACCCGGCGAACCCGGTCATCGGCGACCGGGCCTTCGGCCGCACGGTCGAGGAGGTGCTCGCCCACGCCCTGCCCCTGCTCGAGGCCCTGCAGGAGGGCGGCGTCGCGGCCTGCGCCAAGCACTTCCCCGGCCACGGCGACACCGAGATCGACTCCCACGTCGGCCTGCCGGTGGTCGAGCACGACCTCGGGCGGCTGCGGGCGCTGGAGCTGAAGCCCTTCGCCGAGGCGATCGCCGCCGGGGTGACGACGGTGATGACGGCGCACCTGATCGTGAAGGCGATCGACCCCGAGCTGCCGGCGACGATGAGCGCGAAGGTGCTCTCGATCCTGCGCGACGAGCTGGGCTTCGACGGGCTGTGCCTCTCGGACGACCTGGAGATGGGCGCGGTGGCCGAGCGCTGGCCGGTGCCCGAGGCCGGGCTGATGGCCCTGCAGGCCGGCGTCGATCAGGTGCTGATCTGCCACCAGGCCGCCCGCCAGCGCGGCTATCTCGAGGCGATCGAGGTGGCGGTCGAGGACGGACGCCTGCCCCTCGAGCGCCTCGAGCAGGCGGTGGCGCGGATCGACGCGGCGATGGAGTGTTTTGCGCCGGACCGGGATCGGCCCGCGTGGGACGCCGCCTGGACCGAGGGGGAGGCGACATCGGTGGAGTATGGGGATGATCCGACGGGGGGGCGCTGA
- a CDS encoding TRAM domain-containing protein: protein MLYAFPRPLPERFWEVWEASDKILPYLDMPLQHASPTLLARMRRPTNLELVTKQLATFRARIADGHPHAAFRSTFITGHPGETAEDHQALLRFLEEQRFERVGIFAYSDEEDTPAFELPDKVPEALAEERRAEAMILQQRISREQQESLVGQTLEVLVEGVSDESDLLLQGRHRGQAPEIDGLTYINRGEAAPGDLVQVEISQAGDYDLVGGIPGDWGYRPEGSLPIVQG, encoded by the coding sequence ATGCTCTACGCCTTCCCGCGCCCGCTGCCCGAGCGCTTCTGGGAGGTCTGGGAGGCGAGCGACAAGATCCTCCCCTACCTCGACATGCCCCTGCAGCACGCGAGCCCCACCCTGCTCGCCCGGATGCGGCGGCCGACCAACCTGGAGCTCGTCACGAAGCAGCTCGCGACCTTCCGCGCGCGCATCGCCGACGGTCACCCCCACGCCGCCTTCCGCTCCACCTTCATCACCGGCCACCCGGGCGAGACGGCCGAGGACCACCAGGCCCTGCTGCGCTTCCTCGAGGAGCAGCGCTTCGAGCGGGTGGGCATCTTCGCCTACTCCGACGAGGAGGACACGCCGGCCTTCGAGCTCCCGGACAAGGTCCCGGAAGCCCTCGCCGAGGAGCGGCGGGCCGAGGCGATGATCCTCCAGCAGCGGATCAGCCGCGAGCAGCAGGAGTCCCTGGTCGGCCAGACCCTGGAGGTGCTGGTCGAGGGCGTCAGCGACGAGTCGGACCTGCTCCTGCAGGGCCGCCACCGCGGCCAGGCCCCGGAGATCGACGGGCTGACCTACATCAACCGCGGCGAGGCGGCCCCCGGCGACCTGGTGCAGGTCGAGATCAGCCAGGCCGGCGACTACGACCTGGTCGGCGGCATCCCCGGCGACTGGGGCTACCGGCCCGAGGGCTCCCTGCCGATCGTGCAGGGATAG